TATCCTTGCTATGGAATGCAGAGAGAAGCAGGAAGAAGAAAGCGGATACGACCTTGCGGTAGAGTTGTTTCGAAAACATCGTTTTGCCCTTCGCGGCCTTGAAGTCCGCCGCAATAAAGGGGGTCATCACAAAGGAACCCTTGTATACAAGAAAGGTATACGGACCTTTCGAACCGAGGTCAACCCGAGTACCGGCATTGTACTCTGTGCAAAGCTTGGTGCTCCTATTTTCTTCGATAAAGAAGCAGCGGATGCCGCTGATTATGATAACAGGGTACTCATTGAACTCGCGGGAGGAAGTGCGGAGCTTCTCTATCTCGACCCGACCCATCATCCGATGCAAATCATGTAGCCGTGTAGCTTCCCGCGGATTGCGTAACAGCTCCCCCTTAAGTATAATCAACCCACATGAAGAAATACGTATTCGTCACCGGCGGAGTATGTTCCAGCCTGGGCAAAGGAGTCGCAGCGACTTCTCTCGGCAACCTTCTCGAGAGTAGAGGGTTGCAGATTCGTATGGTCAAGATCGATCCGTACATCAATGTTGATGCCGGAACGATGAGTCCCTTTCAACACGGTGAGGTTTACGTCACCGACGACGGCGCGGAAACCGATCTGGATCTCGGAAACTACGCTCGTTTCACCAATGCTCCTCTCTCAAAGGTAAACTCCATAACCACCGGCCAAGTCTACCAAGAAGTGATAAAACGGGAACGGGAAGGCCGTTACCTCGGTCGAACCGTACAGGTAATCCCCCATATCACCGACGAAATCAAGCGAAGGATCTATCTTGCAAGTGAAGATCCCGAGGTGGATGTTACCATCATTGAAATAGGAGGGACGGTTGGTGACATCGAATCCGTCCCATACCTGGAAGCAGCCCGTCAGTTCATTCACGATCTCGGAAAAGAGCATGTACTCTTTGTTCATCTCACGCTCATACCCCTTACGGTAGGAGGAGAGCTCAAAACAAAGCCGACCCAGCACTCGGTAAAAGAGCTGCTGGAAATAGGTATCCAGCCGGACATCCTTCTTTGCAGGGCTCCTTACGCCCTTGAAGATGAGATGATTCGCAAAATCAGCCTCTTTACAAACGTGGAAAAAAGAGCCGTTATTTCGGCTTATGACGTAAAGACCACCATCTATGAACTGCCGATTGTGTTCCATCAACAGCATCTCGACGAAATCGTGTTGGAAAAATTCGCCATTGAATGCAAAGACGCTGATCTTCGCTGCTGGACCAGAATGGTCGAAACAATTAAGAAGGCAAAAAGAACGGTAACGATTGGTGTGGTCGGCAAGTATATCGAGCTCCACGACTCCTACAAATCGGTCTACGAGGCTCTGGTCCACGGCGGTATAGCCAATCAGACCAAGGTCGTGCTTCGGAAAATCGACAGTGAAGAGATCGAAACCAATGAAAAGGCAGCCGAACTTCTTGCAGGCATAGACGGCCTCCTTGTTCCCGGAGGCTTTGGAGAACGCGGTATTGCAGGGATGGTCAAGGCGGTCAAATGGGCCAGGGAAAATAAGATTCCCTGTTTCGGTATCTGCCTCGGAATGCAAGTCATGGTCATCGAATACAGCAGATCGGTACTTGGCCACGACGATGCAAATAGTACCGAATTTTCCCACCAGACGACCTACCCCGTTATCAGCCTGCTCGAAGAGCAGATTGACGTAAAGGCCTACGGCGGAACTATGCGACTGGGCAGGAGTGCCTCGAAGCTATGCTCGGGAACGATGATATCCAACATCTATGACACCGAACTCATCTACGAACGCCATCGGCACAGATACGAGGTAAACAACACCCACAGAAAGGAGCTTGAAGAAGGAGGCCTCATCATTGCAGCGACCACTCCCGAAGATGAGCTGGTTGAATCGGTTCAGTGGCCTGATCATCCCTGGGGAATTGGGGTACAATATCATCCCGAATTTAAATCAACACCAATTCTTCCGCATCCCCTCTTTTCCAGTTTTATCGGTGCAAGCCTGAAACATGCGGAAGTTGAAAAGAAATAAACAAAGTCCATATATCAAGGGAAGGGGGCTTCTCCTTCCCGGCTTTTTTCGTGTTTCCGCTCTTCTCTTCATTGTATTGATCGTTGCCGCTTGCTCGGTGGACTACGAAAAGGCAAAAATGGCCGAAGACCTTGGAGAAGAGACGCCGGAAACAGTCATGCATGGTTTTAGGCAGGCAAACGTCATAGGCCATCACACTGTGTACGAAATAGAGGCTACTCAGGTAGAAAGTTATCCTCGCCAGAAGGTTCTAAAATTATCGGATGTTGCGCTTCGGGAATTCGATCAAAACGGCGATCAGGTATTCCTCAGTACGGCGGGGAGGATGAAGTATGATCTCCGCGAAAAACGTATCGATTTGGAATCGGGGGTAAAAATTCTCAAAACAAATGAGAACGGTTCTACGAAAATTGATGGAGAGGCTTTTTCCTTTGATGAAAAGGAAAAGCTGATAACGGCCCCCCCCGCCTCCCTGGTACGCTTCTCCGATGAAGAGAGTGGAGGAGAGTTGACGGGACGCGGCTTCTCGGCGGAAACCGACAGTGGAACGATCCGCTTCAGCGGAGGGGCATCGGGAACATACGGAGAGGACCCCCATGAGCCGTAAGACGTTTTTATCCCTCTCTCTTTTTTTGGTCATCCTTGCTCCCCTGGTCGCGGCGACCGAGGAAGAGAATACAGATAAAGGGAATTCTTTTTCCTTTAGCGGGAATACAACCACCATTACCCTCCAGGAGGGAGAGCGGAAAACGGTTCTTAGCGGAGATGCCCGCATCACATTTGACGAAACAAGCATAAAAGCCGATGAGATTACCCTTTCGGGCCCGGATTTCCGTTATATCGAATGTACGGGGGCTGTCCTCATGGAGGATACAGAAAAGGGGATTACATTAAAAACAAAGAAGCTGCTACACGATCGAACCCTTCGC
This sequence is a window from Sediminispirochaeta bajacaliforniensis DSM 16054. Protein-coding genes within it:
- a CDS encoding bifunctional nuclease family protein, producing the protein MKRFLYCFSVQGIALDEITESPFVILHDVKHDITLPLQIGASEASSLILAMECREKQEEESGYDLAVELFRKHRFALRGLEVRRNKGGHHKGTLVYKKGIRTFRTEVNPSTGIVLCAKLGAPIFFDKEAADAADYDNRVLIELAGGSAELLYLDPTHHPMQIM
- a CDS encoding CTP synthase; translation: MKKYVFVTGGVCSSLGKGVAATSLGNLLESRGLQIRMVKIDPYINVDAGTMSPFQHGEVYVTDDGAETDLDLGNYARFTNAPLSKVNSITTGQVYQEVIKREREGRYLGRTVQVIPHITDEIKRRIYLASEDPEVDVTIIEIGGTVGDIESVPYLEAARQFIHDLGKEHVLFVHLTLIPLTVGGELKTKPTQHSVKELLEIGIQPDILLCRAPYALEDEMIRKISLFTNVEKRAVISAYDVKTTIYELPIVFHQQHLDEIVLEKFAIECKDADLRCWTRMVETIKKAKRTVTIGVVGKYIELHDSYKSVYEALVHGGIANQTKVVLRKIDSEEIETNEKAAELLAGIDGLLVPGGFGERGIAGMVKAVKWARENKIPCFGICLGMQVMVIEYSRSVLGHDDANSTEFSHQTTYPVISLLEEQIDVKAYGGTMRLGRSASKLCSGTMISNIYDTELIYERHRHRYEVNNTHRKELEEGGLIIAATTPEDELVESVQWPDHPWGIGVQYHPEFKSTPILPHPLFSSFIGASLKHAEVEKK
- the lptC gene encoding LPS export ABC transporter periplasmic protein LptC, which encodes MRKLKRNKQSPYIKGRGLLLPGFFRVSALLFIVLIVAACSVDYEKAKMAEDLGEETPETVMHGFRQANVIGHHTVYEIEATQVESYPRQKVLKLSDVALREFDQNGDQVFLSTAGRMKYDLREKRIDLESGVKILKTNENGSTKIDGEAFSFDEKEKLITAPPASLVRFSDEESGGELTGRGFSAETDSGTIRFSGGASGTYGEDPHEP